In Euphorbia lathyris chromosome 9, ddEupLath1.1, whole genome shotgun sequence, the following are encoded in one genomic region:
- the LOC136205793 gene encoding pentatricopeptide repeat-containing protein At1g62910-like produces MTMLTFSSRRLILSSFSPFHQIPAFISPLHTHNSAAEVNEVVSSFHNLLRTKPQPSVIEFNKLSSSLVKMKQFQTVISLSNQMELVSIKPDLYTCNILINCFCHLQSVDLGFSILAKILKLCFQPDLVTFTTLINGLCRDGKIGHAVDLFDKIVAMGHQPDVRTYTVIVNGMCKIGKLYLAMGLVKRMAEKGCEPDVVTYSAIIDGLCKCNQVDEAFELFKEIKTQGILPDVVTHTSLIHGLCYSSKWKEASALFEEMLERNIVPDVVTFNVLVDELCKDGMIIKAQSILSRMIQMGFEPDVVTYSSLIDGYGLHGQMHLARKVFDVMTRKGCHPDVHTYSILINWYCKKKCIYKAKQLVSEMSSRGLVPDHYVYSSIIYGLCHARRPWEALEFFRDTCASGYLPNVVTYSTLLHGFCENGYLEVAASLFHEMQVSNLKPSIATYNILIEGMCKVGRFKDVKKLLSRLCVDGLQPTNYTFNIIINGLARKGHLDEAYQVFKNMQNDVRLPDNCSYNLIIHAFLRHKDLETAAKLIHDMRDKGFSADNTTLALVAENNAILKLL; encoded by the coding sequence ATGACAATGCTCACCTTCAGCTCTAGACGCCTtattctttcttccttttctccATTTCATCAGATTCCGGCTTTCATTTCTCCCCTCCATACTCATAACTCTGCTGCTGAGGTCAATGAAGTTGTCTCTTCCTTCCATAACCTTCTTCGCACGAAGCCCCAGCCATCCGTAATCGAGTTCAATAAATTGTCTTCTTCACTGGTGAAGATGAAACAATTTCAGACTGTCATTTCTTTGTCCAACCAGATGGAATTGGTGAGTATTAAACCTGATTTGTATACTTGTAACATCTTAATTAATTGCTTCTGCCATTTACAGAGTGTGGATTTGGGGTTTTCTATTCTCGCTAAAATTTTGAAGCTCTGTTTTCAACCTGACCTTGTAACCTTCACTACTTTAATCAATGGATTATGTAGAGATGGTAAAATTGGTCATGCAGTAGatttgtttgataaaattgtaGCTATGGGTCATCAACCTGATGTGCGTACTTATACTGTGATTGTAAATGGTATgtgtaaaattggaaaattgTATTTGGCTATGGGTTTGGTCAAAAGAATGGCTGAGAAAGGTTGTGAGCCTGATGTGGTGACATACAGTGCCATTATTGACGGTCTTTGCAAATGTAACCAAGTtgatgaagcatttgaactctTCAAAGAAATTAAAACTCAAGGAATTTTGCCTGATGTTGTCACTCACACTTCACTAATTCATGGTCTTTGCTATTCAAGTAAGTGGAAGGAAGCTTCGGCGTTGTTCGAAGAAATGTTGGAAAGGAATATAGTACCAGATGTAGTGACTTTTAATGTATTAGTAGATGAACTTTGCAAAGATGGAATGATAATAAAGGCTCAATCTATTTTAAGCAGAATGATTCAAATGGGTTTTGAGCCTGATGTCGTTACATATAGTTCGCTTATAGATGGATATGGTCTACATGGACAAATGCATCTAGCTAGGAAAGTGTTTGATGTGATGACGAGAAAGGGTTGCCATCCTGATGTCCATACTTATAGCATCTTGATCAATTGGTATTGTAAGAAGAAATGTATTTACAAGGCGAAGCAACTTGTTAGTGAAATGTCTTCTAGAGGTTTAGTTCCTGATCATTATGTTTATAGTTCTATTATATACGGCTTATGTCATGCAAGAAGGCCTTGGGAAGCACTTGAATTTTTTAGAGATACATGTGCAAGTGGCTACCTTCCGAATGTAGTAACATACTCAACTTTGCTACATGGTTTTTGTGAAAACGGGTATCTTGAAGTAGCAGCCTCCTTATTTCATGAAATGCAAGTGAGTAATTTAAAGCCTTCTATAGCTACGTATAATATCCtaattgaaggcatgtgcaaAGTTGGAAGGTTTAAAGATGTAAAGAAATTGTTATCGAGACTTTGTGTCGATGGGTTGCAGCCTACAAACTACACATTTAATATAATAATCAATGGACTTGCTAGGAAAGGACACCTAGATGAAGCATACCAAGTCTTCAAAAACATGCAAAACGATGTTCGCTTGCCAGATAATTGCtcttataatttgattattcaTGCCTTTCTGCGGCACAAGGATTTGGAGACAGCAGCAAAACTTATACATGACATGCGTGACAAGGGTTTCTCAGCAGATAACACCACATTAGCTTTGGTTGCGGAGAACAATGCCATCCTGAAATTACTATAA